CCCTCTTGATGTTTCAATGGGGGATTATTCAGAGAGAATCTCAAAGATTCCAGCGTATAAATCAGAGATAAGTCTCAAGAGGATGTATGAGATAGCAAGAAATGTAATTTATGAGGACAAGACAAATCTTCTTTTTCCCCTCGAAAGCATAACGGTAAATGAATACAGATATAATCCGCTCTACCCTGCAGTTGCAATCAGCGTAATCCCCGGAAAGGACTATGACATAATCAAATTAACAGACCTAAAAAGAAAGATTGAGGGAAAGCAGTATGAATTGATATTCCTGCGCCAGAACAGAAATCCTGTGCTGAAATACATCCCTGAGATAAACGGGCTGATATCAAGCCCGATAAGCGTTTCACCATTAGCATTTGACCCTGACGAGGATGACTTTAACATCACAATAGAAAAGTGGAAGATTGAACTGGGAAACGTAGTTTTTGTCCCAACGCGGATAATTGTGTATGAAACATTCATTCCACAGCCAGAGGATGTGGGAGTTTATTACTATAATATCACTGTTACTGATTCAGCAGGGCTCTCTGACTGGCAGAACGGGATAAGGGCGACAATAACGTGCAAATACATTGACATAAAAACAGAGCAGGCAGCAAGAAAACCATATGGAAACTGGAGCGTTTCAGGAAAGGAATACACATACAACCCGAACTGCTGCGATAGCTACAACAATCTCTTCTTCACATCAAGCTTATACAACGAACTCGGTGACTACCTCTGCAGCTGCACAGAGAACGGCGACTGCATAATCCCAGGAGCAACACCGACTCCAACGCCGGCAACAGGCAGTTGCACAAAAGATTTCTGTAACGGCAATCGTGCGAGCCATTGTTCAACTGCCGGTTTAGTAGAATACGAAACACAATGCGTTAACGGTTGTGTTGACGGAAAATGCGCATGCATAGGATGCGGTGATGAAGGATGCTACGCCAGTGGCGGGTGCAAACCTGAAACATCTTGTCCCTGTGTTTATGGTGGCAGTTCACCAACATGTTGTCTTTAAGGTTTATCTAACTCAGAAATAATTAAATTCCATTTTTTATCTTTTAAATTATTTATTCTTGTATAATCATTAATTATCAAATTGCTCGAATTAATTCGTTCTGGTAAAAATAAATCAACAGAATCAACAGTCCATTTGTTTTCGTTGTAATTTATTCCGTTTAATAGATATCCTTTTATCGTAAATGGTAAAACCAAAAAATTCTCGTTTGGTTCTAAGGTTAGTAAACCAACTACATTTGCCGATGGGGTCGGAACAGAATATTTTGTACTAGGAATTAATAAACTTTTTAATAAAAGATCTTCTATCCTACTAATTCGGTTTGCATCAACGCTAATTTTATCTTTATCTTCTTTTGGAGTATTCTCTGGCTTTAACTTCTCATTAACTAAGGCCAATTCCTCTGAATTTGTTGTATTATAAATTGGAGACGTTGCCGAGATAGTCACATCTCCATAAGGAACTCCTGATGTTTTAACTCCATTTATTTTAGCTTTTATCAAAGAATTAATTTTCAAATCAACATAAGCGGCGCCACATTCACCAAGCCAATCAGCAGTTATTCCTTGTTCTTTAACATCGTGGTAATAATTCTTAGCTATTTCTAATGTTTTTTCCATTTCACCAGTAATGTCAAATGCAGATTTCAATGCATCATAAAGCCCCTTTTCCTTTAACACTCTAAAAAATCCGAATGGCTTTCCTGTCTTTTGGGTTTGGATTACATCAAAGGAAAAATCTGGAATCATTGTCTTTAAAAGCATAAAATCTTCGTTTTCCAAGCCGCCAAATTTATTTACAATCCCTTCTTTGTTACTTAACAACTCTTTTTCTGTTTTAACATCATAATCGAATAATTTCAAGGCCCACTCGCTAATGCCTTGACTTACTGAGAAATCTTGGAAATCATATTCTTTTTCTTCATAAGTAATCTTATTTGCGCTTGCATACGGCCCGAATCCTGCGGTTATTGCCAAAAATGTCTTCGGATGGCTTTTTATCTCTGCTTTTAATGCATCATTTGCGCCATCCCACATCTTGACTGCGAGCTCGCCTGCATTGTAATCATAAAGCCCTAATTGGTTTACGTACTGCCTGAATGTGTTTGTTTCCTTCACTTTCTTTCCGAGTGATGCTTCTGTTGCGTTTGAAGCATCCTGAAGTGTTTTTACCAAGTCGGAATACTGCTGAAGATTGTTTTTCTGAAGTGTCGGGCTCTGGGAGAGAAGGAGGTTTATTTCCTGCTCGCCAAAAGCATTGTTGAGGAGCATTAATGCCTTGTAGCGTTCGCTTGAGGTTAATGCGTCAAGTGTTGTTCCTTCCTTATATGCCCTTAATGAGTATGATGTTTCAACCTGGGATTTTGCAGTGCTTGCTGAAGCATCTGCTTTTTCAGGAGCAAGAATTCTTGTTCCCATTGCAAGCTTCATTCCATTTCCAAGCTTTTCACCGTAAGCTAAGACGATTCCTGCAATCTCTTTAGACGCATTTTCTTTGGTTTTTGATAATCCGCGGCTGGCAGCATACCTGAGCGCAAACTCGTCATCAACAATTGAATCCACATTAAAAGGAGTTCTTGGGTCAAGTGTTAAAGCAATCTTTTCAGGAAGTGTCAAATCACATCTTCCGTCCGGCGTTGCAGAAAAGAAATTAGTTCCCGGATACTGCTTTAAGATGTCTGAGATTGCCTTGTCAGTAAGAGTAGTATAAACAGTATTCTTGTTATTTGGGTTTGTTCCAAGAATCTTTTCAGCAGAGAAAGTAAGCCCGTCTGAATCAGCATCAGAATTCTCATTTATTGATTTTGGCCCCACTGTTGCATTGCTTTTTCCAATCCAGAGATTAAGAATTGATAAATCATCATTAATTG
The genomic region above belongs to Candidatus Woesearchaeota archaeon and contains:
- a CDS encoding copper amine oxidase N-terminal domain-containing protein translates to MKAEERDFPKVSSSNPSWYLIENQPASALTQSVDKTDITLQIGNVNATINGMPYALDAAPYIKNSRTMLPVRFISEGLDSVVSWDAVERKVTINDDLSILNLWIGKSNATVGPKSINENSDADSDGLTFSAEKILGTNPNNKNTVYTTLTDKAISDILKQYPGTNFFSATPDGRCDLTLPEKIALTLDPRTPFNVDSIVDDEFALRYAASRGLSKTKENASKEIAGIVLAYGEKLGNGMKLAMGTRILAPEKADASASTAKSQVETSYSLRAYKEGTTLDALTSSERYKALMLLNNAFGEQEINLLLSQSPTLQKNNLQQYSDLVKTLQDASNATEASLGKKVKETNTFRQYVNQLGLYDYNAGELAVKMWDGANDALKAEIKSHPKTFLAITAGFGPYASANKITYEEKEYDFQDFSVSQGISEWALKLFDYDVKTEKELLSNKEGIVNKFGGLENEDFMLLKTMIPDFSFDVIQTQKTGKPFGFFRVLKEKGLYDALKSAFDITGEMEKTLEIAKNYYHDVKEQGITADWLGECGAAYVDLKINSLIKAKINGVKTSGVPYGDVTISATSPIYNTTNSEELALVNEKLKPENTPKEDKDKISVDANRISRIEDLLLKSLLIPSTKYSVPTPSANVVGLLTLEPNENFLVLPFTIKGYLLNGINYNENKWTVDSVDLFLPERINSSNLIINDYTRINNLKDKKWNLIISELDKP